The sequence GAAATTAACTTTAGCCTATATCACAATATGTTCTTGGAAATTAGTCTTTCTTTAGAATTCGAAATTGTCATTAGGTCCCTTCTATTTatgttttttaaaatttataattattttattagatTACTTATATCTTTCGCTTTcttcatttgaaatattttttttcaaggttgTTTTCTCATTTAAACccgcgttcacacacacacaaattcaatatatatatatatatatatatatatatatatatatatatatatgtgtgtgtgtgtgtgtgtgtgtgtatatatttatataaacatcacaatttctctctctctctctctctctctctctctctctctctctctctgcctgcctgcctgccctCAATCCAACTGGATTTCTGAATATATTGCATACCTTATACTTAGCCTTGTGTTCAACTCTGGCAAGAGTTCTTTACCTCTTTGCAGCCGTTCTGATTTTGTTCGATTATTTGTCTTATCTTGATTTAGTATCCTTCGTAGTATCCTGCGTCAGGTCTGAATGATTTGAAagggaaaattaaaggaaaaattgaGTTTTAAATTTCCGCGATGTATTAATTGCGTTCGTGCGTACATATAAAGATCTTGGTGCGTATGTTTATGGCTGTCTTATTGCTGCTTCCTGAAAATAAGAATTATACTGGAAGGATATGAGGCTGAGGTTAAGAATCGGATAAAAACAGCTTTgtggaagtggagggaggtagcaggagtgataTGTGATAGTAAAATGCCAATCAAGTTAAAAGTCATAATCTACAGAATTACTAGAAAGTAATTAATTTAAGCTCAGtgataatgtatggatcagaaacgtgggctCTAATTGTGTTGGCCTATGCAGTagagtccctgactggtgaacgccagactggggttcgagtcccgctcaaactcgtaagttccttagGCCGTTGCAATCTCATCAtctttgtgggctaaggatggtgtgtttgggagagcctagaggtctatctgctgagtcatcagcagctattgcctggccttccttggtcctaccatggatggagaggggccttgggcgctgatcatatgcatatatggtcagtctcaagggcattgtcctactttataggggaatgtcaatgtcccttgcctctgtcattcatgggtggcctttaaacctttaaggcgaAAAGACGAAGCAAAACTGGAGAGAACGGatatgaaaatgatgaggtggatcatgggaatatcactgcttcaaAGATTagaaagtgatgaaataagaagaatggcaggcgtagtaaatattacagaggctttaaaagttatgactgaaatggtatgggcacgtgttgagaatggatggtggagagggagtgatgATGCTTAGGAAGAATCTGTTAGGGGGGAgagatcgagaaggaggcagagaattagaaggtgagataaggtgaaggatgatatggagagaagaggtttggtggaagaggatgagtaagatagaaggcattggagagtacgcatcaggcaaccaactcaATGTAGGGATGAAAGTGCAAAAGAAGATGATTTTATCCAATTTTAGGTCTTTCATTTAGAGGTTTTGTAATTGTCCAAATAATTTTAAGTATTGGATATAAGTATAGAAATGTAAGTAATCTATACCTTCAAATCTTATTCAAAACtaaatctaattttctttatttgtcTTTCAGGATGATCAAATGAGTGTGTCGCCAAGAAGCTTCATATTTCCTTAGGAATGAGGAAAACAGTGAATGTGGGAGACACTGAAAGGACCAGAGTGTATGTTTACTTTTTAAAATGAAGGAACACATAGTTATGACAAGCCATATGAAATGATGGGATACTTGGTCAAGACAAATCATTTAAAAACTGGAGAAATGAttccattaataaaataaattgttGCAGTATGTAGCATAAAATATACCCTTAAGTGGGGTTTTTGTAACTTGTAGGTATGACATTTTGTAGTGTAACTTGAACATACAATATATCAAAAATGAAAGTTTCCGTTAAGAACACAAAAGCCTGGTTGTGGCTAGTTATGGCCTACCAGACATGTGCTTTAGTAGCAGGAGGTGTATCATCTCCTGCAACAACAGTGGTCGTTCCCGACATCCCTGTTACTTCTGTCATTCCTGATGCTATTCATGAAGAAGCTGATTATCCATCACCCCCACAGGCAGGTAATGAGAAACATTTAACTGGAACACTAAAACAGGAAATAACAAATGTCGGGAACATCACAAGTATTGTGGTTATTTGTCCACCCTCGTTGCCTGTGCCTAGTTTGTCTGATGGGAGTGCGGCCTTGAATGATTCAGATGAATCGGCGTTGTCCACCCTCTTGCCTAATGGCACAGATCCTAGATTACTGGATGATAGTGATAATTCTGGTGACATTTCTAGTCCAACAAAGTTTTCCCCTAATTACGTTAAGGTAGATTTAGGAGCTTTGGAGTTTGATCGGAATATTGAAGTGTCTGTGAAATCCAACAACTGCGAGAGTGTCACTGTTGACGGAGGAGTGCCAGAATGGGTAGAACGACTTAGTCTGGCTAATGATGATGGGATGATTACCCTCCAAAAAGAATGGGCTAAGGGTGCAAACAACCTGAAGAAACTATGGTTTCGCGTCCCTAAAGGCTTAATTATTGACTTTGATAGTTTTGATGAAAAAGACCAAGATTATGAAAATCTGGACAGGGACTTTGAAAACTTGAACGGAATACAGAATCTGTGTAACGTTTTACCTCCTACCTTAGAAGTATTAGACTTGTCCCGAACACCCTTGGAATTACTTAAATTGGATGCTACGTGTTCGTACAGGTTGACTCGTTTAGAAGCATCGCACTCATCACTCAGCACATTGGCCTTGTGCACGCCTTACTTGGTTAGCCTTCACCTGTCAGAAAATTCCCTGGAGGGTGATCTCAACTGGATGACCTGCAGTGGAGGTCTCGCGTCTGTGGAATATCTTCAGGTGAATCAAAATCTTCTGACGGAAGTATCGACTTGCAATTGGCTTTCCATACAGAGTTTGGACTTGCGGCACAATAAGGTGGGATCTCTGGATCTAACTTCGTGCCCTTCCTCAAATTTAACCTCCGTGATAGCCTCCCACAACCTTTTGGTAACGCCTCCCATCTTGCCAAACTCTCTACTGCACCTTGATCTCGGTCACAACCAGCTGGAGTCCCTTCCTATGATCACGCCAATGCTCAACGTAAGTGAATTCCTGAAGTTTATGATCATactttaatttgaaatattttgataaagcGACATGCTGGCGGCTTGTAAGGGTTAACAAAggtatatcttatatttatttaatgatttttttcttggaTCGCGTGCCTGGGTTCTACCATGGAAATCCTGGATGCAGTTTGCCGATTTTTCAcacaataacatcatcatcattggaAAAGCTCGGTTCAAGAGGGCCCGGAAACTCGTACATCTCAGTTTGGCTTACAACCACATCACACAACTTAAAGGTATGATTGGTGTAATTAACCGCCAGGCAAAAATTacttcccccatctctctctctctctctctctctctctctctctctctctctctctctctctctctctctctctctctaaaactacaGAAGTGTATTGGCTTTTTTTgtattaattgtaaatatatattttttcttgttactgTAAGGCTATGCATTGTCTGCTTCTATAATATTTATTAGATTGATATTATCTAGCTTGTACGGGCTACTGTGGTTCTCAATACAGTAATTTTTCCAGTGGAGTAAAATTAGCTTCGCTTATTATTTTAACACTGACTCATGTCGGAACACTTTcatattgaaaattacatttatattatatagtgATAAAAAATTTTTTAGTCTAGTTGCAGAATTTCTCGAaaccatagtaaaaaaaaatcttgtgtaatgattgaaatatacttttttttaccGCAAAtggaaagaatttaaatttttttattgattagtcgtgcgatattattattattattattattattattattattattattattattattattattattacttgctaaaatacaaccctagtttgaaaaccaggaagctataagcccggaggccccaacagggaagatagcccagtgaggaaaggaaacaaggaaaaattaaatattttaagaacagtaacaacattaaagtgaaTATTATCTAGTATTTGACAAGCAAAGTGCATTGCGTTGAAATGCTGCAATTTTTATTGAAGACCGTGTTATTGTGCatgccattattattgttatgataatcaatatatattttactatattcaAATGCGTAGTCTTACTAATTTGAATGCTTAAAGGTAAGTTTTTGTGTATATTAAAGCTTGAATGTACATTTTCGTAATCATAAGTATTTGTAAAgatatattttatctctctctctctctctctctctctctctctctctctctctctctctctctctctctctctctctctctctctctctctatatatatatatatatatatatatatatatatatatatgtgtgtatatatatgtatatatgtatatatatgtacacacacacatatatatatatatatatatatatatttcttgattatcatccgtagctagtccactgcaggacaaaggcctcagacatgaccttccactctcgtctgtttatggtgtttctatgccagtctctacccgcaaatattcttggctcgttaatccatcgtcttctcctccttcccctgcttcttttacaatctcgatGGATTAAttttgtcattcttaatgtccatttattgtctttcattctcattatttgtcctggccaagtccatttctttatcttacaagttgttagaatatgctgtatactgtatatatatatatatatatatatatatatatatatatatatatatatatatatttatatatatatttatattatatatattatatatatatttttatatatacatatataatcacacacacacagacacacacacacatatatatatatatatatatgtgtgtgtgtgtgtgtgtgtgtatgtatgcatatatattttacatatgctgtatgtatacatatactgtatatattaaatatatgtttaaatgaatatatatatatacatacatatattatgtaaattatatatatatatatatatatatatatatatatatatatatatatagagagagagagagagagagagagagagagagagagagagaatatatatatcaatatgtagtACATCACAAGCGCACCAAATACAAAACAGCGATGAATAACCATAAGATACTGCGGGAAAAAACTCGTGAAATCTGGAAATGTGTATCTCTTAAGTATCTGTATCTTTACGTCATTAGTAGTGTTCCTGTACCTAAACCCAAGCAGGCTATGTAAGCTTGATTTCCTTCAGAGAACAAAGGCAGCGAAGGAGCAGGGGGCAAACGTGCGTGACCTCTGTGCTGTAACCCCAACTCtaaagggggtaggggagggatgGTGTAATTCACGCCATGTGCATGCAAGTGGTATCGATTATGTATCGTCTGGGGCGCCTGCATTTGGTTTTTGTCCAGCTTCGGCTTAATTTTGTATGTAAGAGGGATTGAGATGCATAGTTTCCTCGTTAAAGAAATACCTGATGTATTTTGATCGTTGATAAAGCATGTCACATATGTTACTTCAATAATACCTATCACAGAATTAAAACATTATCGTAATATAAAGGTTAAATTATATTGGTCAAGAAAATACTCCTTTCTTAGAAATGGAACGTGTAGCGGCTCTCGCTTGGAAAGATCCCGTGCAATTTATCTTGAAAGAAATGCATTTGTTATTTCATATTGttatatgctttttttctctgtGATTAATGTTCGTAAGAATGGAATAATGGGACAAgtgagaaaatttgaaataaatgaaaatacaaatatgtgGAATACGATGATGAACCGTGATTATactgcggaatatatatatatatatatatatatatatatatatatatatatatatatatatatatacatacatacatacatacatatacatacatatatatatatatatatatatatatatatatatatatatatattatatatacatacatacatacatatacatacatatatatacatatacatatatatatatatatatatatatatatatatatatatatgtgtgtgtgtgtgtgtgtatatatatacacacacatatatatatatatatatatatatatatatatatatatatatatatatatatatacacacacacacatatatatatatatatatatatatatatatatatatatatatatatagtataccgtTCCATACgcatctgtctatggtctttctatgccagtccagtcagtacccgcaaattttcttagttcatcaatccatcgtcttctcttccttttcctgcttcttttgcaatttctatggacccattctgttattcttaatgcccatctattatctgtcattctcattatatgtgctgcccatgtccatctcttttacttacatgtttttagaatatcctttactttagtttgctttcgtatccatgttgctctctctgtctcttagtgttaattccttctttattttttcccatagctctttaagttgtaactagcttatgttctacggctttattaaggctcaaagtgattttgtgtgtgtgtgcgtatgtgtttgtaaatgtatacatacatataaagttcctaattaaaaatatatcaaagtaTACGTTAGAGTTATAGGATAAATCAAAAGATACAATGTcaccaatatataaaatatattatgaaaaggaATAGCAGAATCCACATAGACTGTGTAACATTTGTAAGAGGAGAAAGTTGAAAGCAGGTTTGAGCAACAGTAAGGTAATGAGCGTAACAAAACAAGAACATGGATCAATGGATAATAATGCTGATGAAAGAAGAGTATAAAGGAACAGTTATAATTGGTAATAAGTATAATTAGAGATGatgagtaaaagaaaaagaaaagaaaagtcagAAATGGCGAAAACCaagcatatttcctttcctcactgggctatttaccctattggagcccttgggcttatagcatcttgcttttccaactagggttgtagcttggctaataataataataataataataataataaaagtgccaTGAACTGCAATTTCACAGAGAAATGAACTTGTTGattctggaagtttttttttttttttttgcatcattatTAGTGAAATCatcacatttctttcaaaataaacgCAATGTAGTGAATTATAAATATCACATAAAAGTAGGTTTTTTATTATCTTgtgggtacactcgtgcacactattctatctaatttctcttctggttttgttaaagttattatagtttatataggaaatatttattttaatgttgttgctcttcttagaatattttatctttccttgtttcccttcatcattgggctattttccctgtttgggcccctgggcttatagtatcctgcttttccaactagggttatagcttagcaagtaataataataataataataataataataataataataataataataataataataataataataataataatgataataataattggttatccGAATGTACAACTAATCAAAGGTAAAGGAGATAATGCATGAGATGGAATTTGTACCATTATTTCAAATGTCGAAAATAGGAAATACTCACAACCTATTTTGGTTCTACATAAGATTGGAAAAGGAATAGAAATATCTGTGGAAACGAAAGTTAGAATTAATTAAAGGGATGTTGAGCCAATTCTCCTCTATGGGAGTGAAGTTTGGAAGCTGAacttaaatgaatgaaaaataatgaaagactTTAATTAATTGTTTGTGTGATGTATAAGGTGTAAGAAGAATGAAGAAAGTGTATACAGGAGAAAAAAGCTACCATATATGAAAGGTTGGCTCAGAGGGGTTTGAGATTTTGGTCATATGGAAATAAAGAAGGACGGAGACC is a genomic window of Palaemon carinicauda isolate YSFRI2023 chromosome 39, ASM3689809v2, whole genome shotgun sequence containing:
- the LOC137631023 gene encoding uncharacterized protein, whose translation is MKVSVKNTKAWLWLVMAYQTCALVAGGVSSPATTVVVPDIPVTSVIPDAIHEEADYPSPPQAGNEKHLTGTLKQEITNVGNITSIVVICPPSLPVPSLSDGSAALNDSDESALSTLLPNGTDPRLLDDSDNSGDISSPTKFSPNYVKVDLGALEFDRNIEVSVKSNNCESVTVDGGVPEWVERLSLANDDGMITLQKEWAKGANNLKKLWFRVPKGLIIDFDSFDEKDQDYENLDRDFENLNGIQNLCNVLPPTLEVLDLSRTPLELLKLDATCSYRLTRLEASHSSLSTLALCTPYLVSLHLSENSLEGDLNWMTCSGGLASVEYLQVNQNLLTEVSTCNWLSIQSLDLRHNKVGSLDLTSCPSSNLTSVIASHNLLVTPPILPNSLLHLDLGHNQLESLPMITPMLNFADFSHNNIIIIGKARFKRARKLVHLSLAYNHITQLKEHDLNGLRELRTLDMSHNRLREIAGTSLMSLRHLRELRLHHNHLSTLDSRDLASLASRVHGSFHHNPWHCVCQLLSSLQRLQYCPDCKPPATSVECRERGNWVSADPFLRTCLHAVQEVTQRLNKESDEDLSEEEGQEDGMGNDSNKGAVVAVPVFLILILIGAVVATSYRLYHRHKRTISARLEPIRNRCRFCGLCGCSPSALNNGDLNHRGHGELSQIDRDSDTETEL